The proteins below are encoded in one region of Gemmatimonadota bacterium:
- a CDS encoding efflux RND transporter periplasmic adaptor subunit, with amino-acid sequence MLLLLTACGDRAVPSTEEVAATTSADSAVADEVRIDSAAAAEFGIRVDTVASVSGEMLSVTGSVTYDANLVSHIGSRAAGRILTLRADIGDQVTAGSVLAILESPEVGEVRSDELEAEALLEIAQENFNREQRLEQQGISSRKELLDAKADLRRAEAALRSSRERLRVLGAGHGSGGEFGLTAPFAGVVVERGVSRGEMVGPEDQLFVVADLRQVWVLLDIFERDLPTVARGQQVLLTTTAWPDREFTGQIVHVGAVLDSATRTVRARIEVPNRDGALRPGMFATAVIAPRAGGQAFPVVPQDAVQELEGRKVVFVPGEHPGEFVARTVLLGRPTGGTRVMVLSGLKAGEPVVVAGAFMLRSELAKGEIGEHGH; translated from the coding sequence GTGCTCCTGCTCCTCACCGCATGCGGCGATCGTGCCGTGCCGTCGACGGAGGAGGTGGCGGCCACGACGTCAGCAGACAGCGCGGTTGCGGATGAAGTCCGCATCGACAGTGCGGCGGCAGCTGAGTTCGGCATCCGGGTAGACACCGTCGCGAGCGTGAGCGGGGAGATGCTCTCGGTCACCGGCTCGGTGACCTACGATGCCAACCTCGTGAGTCATATCGGCTCGAGGGCCGCCGGGCGCATCCTCACGCTACGCGCCGATATCGGCGACCAAGTCACGGCGGGATCGGTCCTAGCCATCCTCGAGAGTCCCGAGGTTGGGGAGGTGCGGAGTGATGAACTCGAAGCCGAGGCGCTGCTCGAAATCGCCCAGGAAAACTTCAATCGCGAGCAGCGGCTCGAGCAGCAGGGCATCTCCAGTCGCAAAGAATTGCTCGATGCCAAGGCCGACCTTCGGCGTGCCGAGGCTGCGCTGCGGAGCTCCCGGGAGCGACTCCGGGTGCTCGGCGCCGGCCACGGGAGTGGCGGGGAGTTCGGGTTGACGGCGCCGTTCGCGGGGGTCGTCGTAGAGCGGGGGGTGAGTCGCGGCGAGATGGTGGGGCCCGAGGATCAACTCTTCGTCGTCGCGGACTTGCGCCAAGTCTGGGTGCTCCTCGACATCTTCGAGCGGGATCTGCCGACGGTTGCCCGCGGACAGCAGGTCCTGCTGACAACCACCGCCTGGCCCGATCGCGAATTCACCGGACAGATCGTCCATGTTGGTGCAGTTCTCGACAGTGCGACGCGGACGGTGCGCGCACGCATCGAGGTCCCCAACCGCGACGGAGCCCTGCGCCCGGGGATGTTTGCCACGGCGGTGATCGCGCCACGGGCTGGTGGCCAGGCCTTTCCGGTTGTGCCACAAGATGCAGTGCAGGAGCTGGAGGGCCGGAAAGTGGTCTTCGTCCCGGGCGAGCATCCCGGGGAGTTCGTCGCGCGTACCGTCCTGCTCGGTCGACCGACTGGGGGCACGCGTGTGATGGTGCTTTCCGGGCTCAAGGCCGGCGAGCCGGTGGTGGTGGCCGGTGCCTTCATGTTGCGCTCCGAACTCGCCAAGGGCGAGATCGGCGAGCACGGGCATTGA